From one Rhodamnia argentea isolate NSW1041297 chromosome 1, ASM2092103v1, whole genome shotgun sequence genomic stretch:
- the LOC115745192 gene encoding inositol transporter 1 isoform X2, producing the protein MTIGSMPGSSGYLNLYPERKISYFSNPYVLGLTVTAGIGGLLFGYDTGVISGALLYIEDDFEAVKESSFLQETIVSMALVGAMIGAASGGWINDSYGRKKATLLADVVFAVGAVVMAAAPDPYVLIVGRLLVGLGVGVASVTAPVYIAEASPSEIRGGLVSTNVLMITGGQFLSYLINLAFTEVPGTWRWMLGVSGVPAVIQFSLMLFLPESPRWLFIKDDKTKAIAVLSKIYSPDRLEDEIDSLSAASEEECRRKNNVRYRDVFKSKEIRLALLAGAGLQAFQQFTGINTVMYYSPTIVQMAGFSSNQQALLLSMIVAAVNAAGTIVGIYLIDHVGRKKLALASLSGVLASLAILSGAFFAESSDSTNGVYGWLAIIGLALYIACFSPGMGPVPWTVNSEIYPEAYRGICGGMSATVNWISNLIVAQTFLSIADAVGTGATFLILACVAVLAIVFVGIFVPETKGLTFEEVEKIWKERAWGSSEGKESTEGLLEDEA; encoded by the exons ATGACGATCGGGTCTATGCCGGGTAGCTCTGGATACTTGAACTTGTATCCAGAGCGGAAAATTTCGTATTTCAGTAATCCATACGTGCTTGGATTGACTGTGACTGCTGGGATAGGCGGACTACTCTTTGGCTACGACACAG GTGTCATATCTGGCGCGCTCCTGTATATTGAAGATGATTTTGAGGCTGTCAAGGAGAGTAGCTTTCTGCAG GAAACTATTGTCAGCATGGCCTTGGTTGGTGCAATGATTGGAGCTGCTTCAGGGGGTTGGATTAATGATTCTTATGGACGTAAAAAAGCTACCCTTTTAGCTGATGTTGTTTTTGCAGTTGGAGCAGTAGTAATGGCCGCTGCACCTGATCCTTATGTCCTCATTGTTGGTCGGCTTCTAGTTGGACTTGGTGTTGGTGTTGCATCTGTTACTGCTCCTGTATATATCGCAGAAGCTTCGCCATCGGAAATAAGGGGAGGCCTTGTTAGCACTAACGTGCTTATGATAACTGGTGGACAGTTTCTCTCATACCTTATAAATCTTGCATTCACAGAG GTCCCAGGAACATGGCGTTGGATGCTGGGAGTGTCTGGTGTGCCAGCAGTCATTCAGTTCTCTCTAATGCTCTTTCTACCGGAGTCACCTCGATGGCTTTTTATAAAG GATGATAAAACTAAAGCTATTGCTGTGCTTTCTAAGATTTATTCTCCTGATCGGTTGGAAGATGAGATTGATAGTCTTTCTGCCGCTTCAGAGGAAGAATGCCGGAGAAAGAATAATGTCAGATATCGGGATGTTTTTAAGTCAAAGGAGATTAGACTTGCATTGTTGGCTGGTGCTGGGCTTCAG GCATTTCAGCAGTTCACCGGTATCAATACGGTGATGTACTACAGCCCAACTATAGTCCAGATGGCTGGTTTCTCTTCCAACCAGCAGGCACTTCTCTTATCCATGATCGTTGCTGCTGTGAATGCTGCAGGGACCATCGTTGGAATTTACTTAATTGACCATGTTGGTCGGAAAAAACTGGCCCTTGCAAGTTTATCCGGTGTATTGGCATCCTTGGCAATTCTTTCTGGTGCATTCTTTGCAGAATCCTCTGATTCCACAAATGGGGTATATGGGTGGCTTGCAATCATCGGTTTGGCCCTCTACATCGCTTGCTTCTCACCTGGGATGGGACCTGTACCATGGACAGTAAACTCGGAGATATACCCCGAAGCATATCGTGGAATATGTGGAGGCATGTCGGCCACCGTCAATTGGATTTCGAATTTGATTGTGGCACAGACATTTCTTAGCATCGCTGACGCTGTGGGGACTGGTGCGACGTTCTTGATTCTCGCGTGTGTAGCCGTGTTGGCAATTGTGTTTGTGGGTATCTTTGTGCCAGAGACGAAGGGGTTGACTTTTGAAGAGGTGGAGAAGATATGGAAAGAGAGAGCTTGGGGAAGTAGCGAAGGCAAAGAGAGTACAGAAGGCCTCCTTGAAGATGAAGCCTGA
- the LOC115745192 gene encoding inositol transporter 1 isoform X1 — translation MTIGSMPGSSGYLNLYPERKISYFSNPYVLGLTVTAGIGGLLFGYDTGVISGALLYIEDDFEAVKESSFLQETIVSMALVGAMIGAASGGWINDSYGRKKATLLADVVFAVGAVVMAAAPDPYVLIVGRLLVGLGVGVASVTAPVYIAEASPSEIRGGLVSTNVLMITGGQFLSYLINLAFTEFWYQPCGFWAFMETSFVLTMVPGTWRWMLGVSGVPAVIQFSLMLFLPESPRWLFIKDDKTKAIAVLSKIYSPDRLEDEIDSLSAASEEECRRKNNVRYRDVFKSKEIRLALLAGAGLQAFQQFTGINTVMYYSPTIVQMAGFSSNQQALLLSMIVAAVNAAGTIVGIYLIDHVGRKKLALASLSGVLASLAILSGAFFAESSDSTNGVYGWLAIIGLALYIACFSPGMGPVPWTVNSEIYPEAYRGICGGMSATVNWISNLIVAQTFLSIADAVGTGATFLILACVAVLAIVFVGIFVPETKGLTFEEVEKIWKERAWGSSEGKESTEGLLEDEA, via the exons ATGACGATCGGGTCTATGCCGGGTAGCTCTGGATACTTGAACTTGTATCCAGAGCGGAAAATTTCGTATTTCAGTAATCCATACGTGCTTGGATTGACTGTGACTGCTGGGATAGGCGGACTACTCTTTGGCTACGACACAG GTGTCATATCTGGCGCGCTCCTGTATATTGAAGATGATTTTGAGGCTGTCAAGGAGAGTAGCTTTCTGCAG GAAACTATTGTCAGCATGGCCTTGGTTGGTGCAATGATTGGAGCTGCTTCAGGGGGTTGGATTAATGATTCTTATGGACGTAAAAAAGCTACCCTTTTAGCTGATGTTGTTTTTGCAGTTGGAGCAGTAGTAATGGCCGCTGCACCTGATCCTTATGTCCTCATTGTTGGTCGGCTTCTAGTTGGACTTGGTGTTGGTGTTGCATCTGTTACTGCTCCTGTATATATCGCAGAAGCTTCGCCATCGGAAATAAGGGGAGGCCTTGTTAGCACTAACGTGCTTATGATAACTGGTGGACAGTTTCTCTCATACCTTATAAATCTTGCATTCACAGAG TTTTGGTATCAGCCATGCGGTTTCTGGGCCTTCATGGAAACATCCTTTGTTCTGACAATG GTCCCAGGAACATGGCGTTGGATGCTGGGAGTGTCTGGTGTGCCAGCAGTCATTCAGTTCTCTCTAATGCTCTTTCTACCGGAGTCACCTCGATGGCTTTTTATAAAG GATGATAAAACTAAAGCTATTGCTGTGCTTTCTAAGATTTATTCTCCTGATCGGTTGGAAGATGAGATTGATAGTCTTTCTGCCGCTTCAGAGGAAGAATGCCGGAGAAAGAATAATGTCAGATATCGGGATGTTTTTAAGTCAAAGGAGATTAGACTTGCATTGTTGGCTGGTGCTGGGCTTCAG GCATTTCAGCAGTTCACCGGTATCAATACGGTGATGTACTACAGCCCAACTATAGTCCAGATGGCTGGTTTCTCTTCCAACCAGCAGGCACTTCTCTTATCCATGATCGTTGCTGCTGTGAATGCTGCAGGGACCATCGTTGGAATTTACTTAATTGACCATGTTGGTCGGAAAAAACTGGCCCTTGCAAGTTTATCCGGTGTATTGGCATCCTTGGCAATTCTTTCTGGTGCATTCTTTGCAGAATCCTCTGATTCCACAAATGGGGTATATGGGTGGCTTGCAATCATCGGTTTGGCCCTCTACATCGCTTGCTTCTCACCTGGGATGGGACCTGTACCATGGACAGTAAACTCGGAGATATACCCCGAAGCATATCGTGGAATATGTGGAGGCATGTCGGCCACCGTCAATTGGATTTCGAATTTGATTGTGGCACAGACATTTCTTAGCATCGCTGACGCTGTGGGGACTGGTGCGACGTTCTTGATTCTCGCGTGTGTAGCCGTGTTGGCAATTGTGTTTGTGGGTATCTTTGTGCCAGAGACGAAGGGGTTGACTTTTGAAGAGGTGGAGAAGATATGGAAAGAGAGAGCTTGGGGAAGTAGCGAAGGCAAAGAGAGTACAGAAGGCCTCCTTGAAGATGAAGCCTGA
- the LOC115745193 gene encoding diphthine methyltransferase homolog isoform X2, giving the protein MDIAQFYLDGNTDAVEFCPHYSYNHVLAAATYTLQEGDNPSRSGSIVLFNVNAGSGQLDLLHCLESTGIFDIKWSPVDANIGRPLLAQADSDGYVKVHGLESSSDGPEEKGLVLREGTSEKISSSMCLCLDWNPSATSIAVGLSDGSASLLSRSETKLEIEQEWKAHDFEMWAVSFDTHQPHLLYMGSDDCKFSCWDVRDCPSKLVFRNSKEHKMGVCCITKSMSDPNVVLTGSYDEHIRVWDIRSISKPVNQSSICLGGGVWRIKQHPHVPGLVLAACMHNGFALVDLRGEEIKIVETYNRHGSLAYGADWQKGGSIDGKRENMVIATCSFYDRLVRIWTPQCNIFA; this is encoded by the exons ATGGACATTGCACAATTCTACCTCGATGGAAACACAGATGCAGTTGAATTTTGTCCACATTATTCTTACAACCATGTTCTAGCAGCTGCGACTTACACGCTGCAAGAAGGCGACAATCCTTCTCGATCTGGCAGCATAGTACTCTTCAATGTCAATGCTGGTTCAGGCCAACTTGATTTATTACACTGTCTGGAATCCACTGGTATTTTTGATATCAAATGGAGCCCTGTTGATGCTAACATAGGACGTCCCTTGTTGGCACAAGCTGACTCGGATGGTTATGTCAAAGTTCATGGCTTGGAGAGTTCTTCGGATGGACCGGAAGAAAAAG GTCTTGTGTTGAGAGAGGGCACCAGTGAAAAAATCAGTTCTTCTATGTGCCTATGCCTGGATTGGAATCCTTCAGCTACATCGATAGCAGTGGGGCTTTCTGATGGCTCTGCCTCACTATTATCTCGCTCTGAGACCAAACTTGAAATCGAGCAAGAATGGAAAGCACATGATTTCGAGATGTGGGCGGTTTCCTTTGATACCCACCAACCCCACTTGTTATACATGGGCTCAGATGATTGTAAATTCAGTTGTTGGGATGTCCGTGATTGTCCCTCAAAATTAGTGTTCCGAAATTCCAAGGAACATAAAATGGGTGTTTGCTGCATCACGAAGAGTATGTCTGACCCTAATGTGGTCCTTACTGGTAGCTACGATGAACACATTAGAGTTTGGGATATAAGATCAATCTCAAAACCTGTAAATCAGAGTTCAATCTGCTTGGGGGGAGGGGTTTGGAGAATCAAGCAACATCCTCATGTACCCGGTTTAGTCTTGGCAGCTTGTATGCACAATGGATTTGCACTTGTTGATCTCAGGGGCGAGGAGATTAAAATTGTAGAGACGTACAATAGGCATGGCTCACTTGCATATGGTGCAGATTGGCAAAAAGGTGGGTCAATAGATGGCAAAAGAGAGAATATGGTGATTGCTACTTGTTCCTTTTATGATAGACTTGTCCGGATATGGACACCGCAGTGTAATATATTTGCATGA
- the LOC115745193 gene encoding diphthine methyltransferase homolog isoform X1: protein MMRSCCFCYGCPPTVCGMDIAQFYLDGNTDAVEFCPHYSYNHVLAAATYTLQEGDNPSRSGSIVLFNVNAGSGQLDLLHCLESTGIFDIKWSPVDANIGRPLLAQADSDGYVKVHGLESSSDGPEEKGLVLREGTSEKISSSMCLCLDWNPSATSIAVGLSDGSASLLSRSETKLEIEQEWKAHDFEMWAVSFDTHQPHLLYMGSDDCKFSCWDVRDCPSKLVFRNSKEHKMGVCCITKSMSDPNVVLTGSYDEHIRVWDIRSISKPVNQSSICLGGGVWRIKQHPHVPGLVLAACMHNGFALVDLRGEEIKIVETYNRHGSLAYGADWQKGGSIDGKRENMVIATCSFYDRLVRIWTPQCNIFA, encoded by the exons ATGATGCGATCTTGCTGCTTTTGTTATGGTTGCCCACCAACTGTTTGTG GTATGGACATTGCACAATTCTACCTCGATGGAAACACAGATGCAGTTGAATTTTGTCCACATTATTCTTACAACCATGTTCTAGCAGCTGCGACTTACACGCTGCAAGAAGGCGACAATCCTTCTCGATCTGGCAGCATAGTACTCTTCAATGTCAATGCTGGTTCAGGCCAACTTGATTTATTACACTGTCTGGAATCCACTGGTATTTTTGATATCAAATGGAGCCCTGTTGATGCTAACATAGGACGTCCCTTGTTGGCACAAGCTGACTCGGATGGTTATGTCAAAGTTCATGGCTTGGAGAGTTCTTCGGATGGACCGGAAGAAAAAG GTCTTGTGTTGAGAGAGGGCACCAGTGAAAAAATCAGTTCTTCTATGTGCCTATGCCTGGATTGGAATCCTTCAGCTACATCGATAGCAGTGGGGCTTTCTGATGGCTCTGCCTCACTATTATCTCGCTCTGAGACCAAACTTGAAATCGAGCAAGAATGGAAAGCACATGATTTCGAGATGTGGGCGGTTTCCTTTGATACCCACCAACCCCACTTGTTATACATGGGCTCAGATGATTGTAAATTCAGTTGTTGGGATGTCCGTGATTGTCCCTCAAAATTAGTGTTCCGAAATTCCAAGGAACATAAAATGGGTGTTTGCTGCATCACGAAGAGTATGTCTGACCCTAATGTGGTCCTTACTGGTAGCTACGATGAACACATTAGAGTTTGGGATATAAGATCAATCTCAAAACCTGTAAATCAGAGTTCAATCTGCTTGGGGGGAGGGGTTTGGAGAATCAAGCAACATCCTCATGTACCCGGTTTAGTCTTGGCAGCTTGTATGCACAATGGATTTGCACTTGTTGATCTCAGGGGCGAGGAGATTAAAATTGTAGAGACGTACAATAGGCATGGCTCACTTGCATATGGTGCAGATTGGCAAAAAGGTGGGTCAATAGATGGCAAAAGAGAGAATATGGTGATTGCTACTTGTTCCTTTTATGATAGACTTGTCCGGATATGGACACCGCAGTGTAATATATTTGCATGA
- the LOC115745245 gene encoding uncharacterized protein LOC115745245 produces MITSSRGVDKFPALGSIFITRESRMLCAEQNDRVFRTGQNSTDRSSPRSILDEYCLSGSWTLVDKWFCSWLSRVHLSNEGASVAFASAPLDLDFIHVDDLNDDADAENWLITSTEISQSPRVIPRNESTSRKRSLSRSGSINNLHSTSFPSSDEDTHSYLLSLVNLDEEDSKLYSDVDGDLENFPSDFPSPSCRRGNSPGATSSISTGLSLLEAAQGNSLSHLSSEDFPGIAAELENPNNEPFFWPFQRKFDWDSDETVRFLSMSPRKFIVERKIPRGTSCKPSVSHFLGRKASPREGSKTRIDQLSTRSASCNRSELIHPRTIKVSRKVGDMGPSRLSRTSWRISTKAAPFVD; encoded by the exons ATGATCACTTCAAGCCGAGGAGTGGATAAATTTCCTGCACTGGGTTCGATCTTCATCACCAGAGAATCAAGAATGTTATGTGCTGAACAGAATGATCGAGTCTTTAGAACCGGACAGAACAGCACAG ATCGTTCGTCGCCTCGTTCGATCTTAGATGAATACTGCTTGTCAGGATCCTGGACCCTTGTTGATAAATGGTTTTGCTCTTGGTTATCAAGAGTTCATTTGAGCAATGAAGGTGCATCTGTGGCTTTTGCAAGCGCCCCCCTGGATTTAGATTTCATTCACGTGGATGATTTGAATGACGATGCAGATGCAGAAAATTGGTTGATCACTTCAACCGAAATCTCCCAGTCTCCTCGCGTGATCCCGAGAAATGAATCCACAAGTCGCAAGCGTTCATTGAGCCGATCCGGCTCCATAAACAACCTTCATTCGACGTCATTTCCAAGTTCAGATGAGGACACACACAGTTATTTGCTCTCTCTGGTGAATCTTGATGAGGAAGATTCAAAGCTATATAGCGACGTGGATGGCGATTTGGAGAATTTTCCATCAGATTTCCCTAGCCCATCTTGTCGGCGCGGTAACAGTCCTGGAGCAACATCCTCAATCTCTACCGGATTGTCTCTCCTCGAAGCGGCGCAAGGGAATTCACTAAGCCATCTCTCTTCAGAAGATTTTCCTGGAATTGCTGCAGAACTCGAGAATCCTAACAATGAGCCATTTTTCTGGCCGTTCCAGAGGAAATTCGATTGGGATTCCGATGAAACAGTGCGATTCCTGAGTATGTCGCCACGGAAGTTCATCGTGGAACGCAAAATTCCCAGGGGGACATCTTGCAAACCTTCCGTATCGCATTTCTTGGGTAGGAAAGCGAGTCCGAGAGAGGGTTCCAAGACAAGGATTGATCAACTCAGCACAAGATCAGCAAGTTGCAACAGATCAGAACTCATTCATCCGAGGACAATTAAAGTGAGTCGGAAGGTCGGCGACATGGGGCCGTCGAGATTGAGCAGGACGAGTTGGAGAATCTCCACGAAAGCTGCACCTTTTGTGGATTGA
- the LOC115745246 gene encoding putative UPF0481 protein At3g02645: MSSSSPEVSASKESSSFNVVRSSTESSSSHEMRVLFNKVKPNFENELKKNIASYVCVFQVPKSLSSTKPEAYTPQLIGLGPYHHLQPHLVEMERVKLDAVKKLRKNLTLDDFTDKLSRFHPYVCSCYHKIVELDDKVLPWIMTVDSLFLFDLLRQCGINKKVLEETLKEWPDDMPGLANRVGKKLAEDAILRDVMMLENQIPIFFVKEVLMVGCPLLEPTKRENFVERLFPLMLEGFCLALSPLKARIEYPDGKALKRAHLLDLLYSMVVRRDEEFEIRIQIEEEDHKKHSHCRRLSPRDRGEAVKMALAAYKLWQHLEDAYPKLKDAFKSFRDKEAPAEEKALTPTASSLAKAGVEFSPTDHIEDISFKKKGPEKSLQTKRFQKGFLLPKQTPLLELPAITLGVNSEVVIRNLVAYEAMAISGPLVFARFLELMDGLIDTPDDVRLLKKNGIIESNLKDDEVARLFNGMSHSIEVKGDTDLDKTIKEVNKFYNGARKIKALKMRDRYLYGAWKVLVLVATVLFFLLTALQTFCSAYDCPSLVK, encoded by the coding sequence atgtcttcttcatccCCTGAAGTGAGTGCATCAAAAGAGTCTTCTTCATTCAATGTTGTGAGGTCATCAACAGAGTCTTCTTCATCCCATGAAATGAGAGTATTGTTCAATAAAGTCAAACCCAATTTCGAGAACGAGCTTAAGAAGAACATTGCTTCCTATGTCTGCGTTTTCCAAGTCCCCAAATCACTCAGCTCCACCAAGCCTGAGGCTTACACCCCCCAGCTCATCGGCTTAGGACCCTACCACCACCTCCAGCCTCACCTCGTGGAGATGGAGCGAGTCAAGCTCGATGCCGTGAAGAAGCTCCGCAAGAATTTGACCCTCGACGACTTTACGGACAAGCTCTCCAGGTTTCACCCCTATGTGTGCTCATGTTACCACAAGATCGTGGAGTTGGACGACAAAGTCTTGCCGTGGATCATGACTGTCGACTCGCTGTTCTTGTTTGATCTGCTCCGTCAGTGTGGCATCAACAAGAAGGTCCTCGAGGAGACCCTCAAGGAGTGGCCGGACGATATGCCGGGCCTAGCCAACCGTGTGGGCAAGAAGCTCGCAGAGGACGCCATACTGCGAGACGTCATGATGTTGGAGAACCAAATCCCGATATTCTTCGTGAAGGAGGTGTTGATGGTGGGGTGCCCGCTACTAGAACCCACCAAGCGGGAGAACTTTGTTGAACGGCTCTTCCCCCTGATGCTGGAGGGGTTTTGCCTAGCTCTCTCGCCTCTCAAAGCGAGGATCGAGTACCCGGACGGTAAAGCTCTGAAGCGCGCACATTTGTTGGATCTTCTCTATAGCATGGTCGTGAGGAGAGATGAAGAGTTCGAGATCCGCATCCAAATCGAAGAAGAAGACCATAAGAAACATTCTCATTGTCGTAGGTTGTCACCTCGAGATAGGGGAGAAGCCGTCAAAATGGCACTGGCCGCTTATAAGTTGTGGCAACACCTCGAGGATGCCTACCCTAAACTAAAGGACGCCTTCAAATCATTCCGGGACAAAGAAGCTCCCGCTGAAGAGAAGGCATTGACCCCAACAGCATCCTCTCTCGCCAAAGCGGGCGTGGAATTCAGTCCAACGGACCACATAGAAGACATATCGTTCAAAAAGAAAGGGCCCGAGAAATCTTTGCAGACAAAGAGATTTCAAAAGGGCTTCTTACTTCCCAAACAGACCCCCCTACTCGAACTTCCCGCGATCACACTTGGCGTCAACTCGGAAGTCGTGATACGTAACTTGGTGGCGTACGAGGCAATGGCCATCTCTGGCCCCTTGGTGTTTGCGCGTTTCCTGGAGCTAATGGACGGCCTTATCGACACGCCGGACGATGTGAGGCTGCTCAAGAAAAACGGGATCATCGAGAGCAATCTCAAGGACGACGAAGTGGCACGTCTGTTCAATGGTATGAGCCACTCCATCGAAGTGAAAGGCGATACCGATCTGGATAAGACGATTAAAGAAGTCAACAAGTTCTACAACGGTGCGCGGAAAATCAAGGCCCTGAAGATGAGAGACCGATATTTGTATGGCGCTTGGAAGGTCCTGGTATTGGTGGCGACAGTCCTCTTCTTTCTGCTCACGGCGCTACAGACTTTCTGTTCGGCTTACGATTGTCCGAGCCTCGTCAAATAA